In Sphingopyxis sp. FD7, a single window of DNA contains:
- a CDS encoding cytochrome c-type biogenesis protein: MRRGFNVALDPRFRGGALLFLALLFAVPSFAQDRLPPAPYAYQQLNDPAKEARAKALMEELRCLVCQGQSIADSDAPLAGDMRHEVRSKIAAGESPDEIKAWLVARYGNWVTYDPPFDAATALLWLGPLLFLAIGGWLAFGRFRRGDGDAEDKA, encoded by the coding sequence ATGCGGCGTGGGTTCAACGTCGCCCTGGACCCCCGCTTTCGCGGGGGTGCATTGTTGTTTTTGGCCTTGCTGTTCGCTGTTCCTTCCTTCGCGCAGGACCGTCTCCCGCCCGCGCCCTATGCCTATCAGCAATTGAACGACCCGGCGAAGGAGGCGCGCGCCAAGGCCTTGATGGAGGAACTGCGCTGCCTCGTCTGTCAGGGCCAGTCGATTGCCGACAGCGACGCTCCGCTGGCGGGCGACATGCGGCACGAGGTGCGCAGCAAGATCGCCGCCGGCGAAAGTCCCGATGAAATCAAGGCGTGGCTCGTGGCTCGCTATGGCAATTGGGTGACTTATGATCCGCCGTTCGACGCGGCGACGGCGCTGCTCTGGCTCGGGCCGCTGCTGTTCCTCGCGATCGGCGGCTGGCTGGCGTTCGGGCGGTTCCGGCGCGGCGATGGCGATGCGGAGGACAAGGCGTGA
- a CDS encoding DsbE family thiol:disulfide interchange protein — MKNRWVLFVPLAIMGLLFGAFIYRLVTPAETLIQSQWIDKPMPLFDLPPATAGVPGLKSSDLADGQPRLVNVFASWCIPCRAEAPQLEALKAAGVPIDGIAIRDRPEDVARFLSEYGNPFDRIGADMQSSVQIALGSSGVPETFLVDGKGIIREQIQGVILADQVPEIVAKIEAMK; from the coding sequence ATGAAGAACCGCTGGGTCTTGTTTGTGCCGCTGGCAATCATGGGATTATTGTTCGGTGCTTTCATCTATCGGCTGGTCACGCCCGCCGAAACGCTGATCCAGTCGCAATGGATCGACAAGCCGATGCCGCTGTTCGACCTGCCGCCCGCGACCGCCGGGGTGCCGGGGCTGAAGAGCAGCGATCTTGCCGACGGGCAGCCGCGGCTTGTCAATGTGTTCGCCAGCTGGTGCATCCCGTGCCGCGCCGAGGCGCCGCAGCTCGAGGCGCTCAAGGCCGCGGGCGTGCCGATCGACGGCATCGCGATCCGCGACCGGCCCGAGGATGTCGCCCGGTTCCTGAGCGAATATGGCAATCCTTTCGACCGCATCGGCGCCGATATGCAGAGCAGCGTCCAGATCGCGCTGGGATCGTCGGGGGTGCCCGAAACCTTCCTCGTCGACGGCAAGGGCATCATCCGCGAGCAGATCCAGGGCGTGATCCTGGCCGACCAGGTGCCCGAGATCGTCGCGAAGATCGAGGCGATGAAATGA
- a CDS encoding heme lyase CcmF/NrfE family subunit, with the protein MIAELGLALLWIAAALACLSLVAGTLFLRGGPKDLAALVRPASVAQGVLTTAAFGLLIALFVRSDMSVELVARNSNSLKPMIFKIAGTWGNHEGSMLLWLMILSLSGALIALFEKRLREDTLVATLAAQAALSLGFFAFLLFSSNPFKRLPVAPPDGQGLNPLLQDIGLAFHPPTLYVGYVGLSVAFSFAVGALITREIGPAFARAMRPWVLGSWIFLTLGITAGSYWAYYELGWGGWWFWDPVENVSLVPWLAGAALLHSVAVTATRNALRAWTVMLAVIGFSMSMVGTFIVRSGLLTSVHSFAVDPERGTFLLVLMAIYIGGALTLFALRAGAVAEGKKFALLSREGALVINNLLLTTILALVLLGTLYPIVAEAMGEKISVGPPYYNRVAGPLALILCLVMVAGPLLSWRKDDGKRLWSRLPASALAGAAVLFALILFGGAVGILPLLGMTVAAVVAVASLAPLWGRNLRRVPLPTWGMVVAHFGVAVCLAGMGAESAFIKERLVAAAPGETIRIADFSVKFVGVKPVAGPNYTAVEGSLVATTASGNSFTMKPEARTFPGLMGTAPTETNEAALLTRPGGQLYAVLGQPVSGEDGRADRYQIRLWWKPLVWWIWLGGGLIALGATLSLLGRAQLLAMWRARRHRKAQERFAP; encoded by the coding sequence ATGATCGCCGAACTCGGCCTCGCGCTGCTGTGGATCGCGGCGGCGCTCGCCTGCCTGTCGCTCGTCGCGGGAACCTTGTTCCTGCGCGGCGGGCCGAAGGATCTGGCGGCGCTCGTCCGGCCGGCGAGCGTCGCGCAGGGCGTGCTCACTACCGCGGCCTTCGGTCTGTTGATCGCGCTGTTCGTGCGCTCCGACATGTCGGTCGAGCTGGTGGCGCGCAACAGCAACAGCCTGAAACCGATGATCTTCAAGATTGCCGGGACGTGGGGCAATCACGAAGGGTCGATGCTGCTGTGGCTGATGATCCTGTCGCTGTCGGGCGCGCTGATCGCGCTGTTCGAGAAGCGGCTGCGCGAGGATACGCTGGTCGCGACCTTGGCGGCGCAGGCGGCATTGAGCCTGGGCTTTTTCGCTTTCCTGCTGTTCTCGTCCAACCCGTTCAAGCGCTTGCCGGTGGCGCCGCCCGACGGTCAGGGGCTCAATCCGCTGCTCCAGGACATCGGCCTGGCCTTCCACCCGCCGACGCTCTACGTCGGCTATGTCGGGCTGTCGGTGGCGTTCAGCTTTGCCGTCGGCGCGCTGATCACGCGCGAGATCGGCCCGGCCTTCGCGCGCGCGATGCGGCCGTGGGTGCTCGGCAGCTGGATTTTCCTGACCCTGGGCATCACCGCGGGCAGCTATTGGGCCTATTATGAGCTTGGCTGGGGCGGCTGGTGGTTCTGGGATCCGGTCGAGAATGTCTCGCTCGTGCCGTGGCTCGCGGGGGCGGCGCTGCTCCATTCGGTCGCGGTGACGGCAACGCGCAACGCGCTGCGCGCCTGGACGGTGATGCTCGCGGTGATCGGCTTTTCGATGTCGATGGTCGGCACCTTCATCGTGCGGTCGGGATTGCTCACGAGCGTCCACAGCTTTGCCGTCGATCCCGAACGCGGCACCTTTCTGCTCGTGCTGATGGCGATCTATATCGGCGGCGCGCTCACCCTGTTCGCGCTGCGCGCCGGGGCGGTCGCCGAGGGCAAGAAATTCGCGCTGCTGAGCCGCGAGGGCGCGCTCGTCATCAACAATCTGCTGCTGACGACGATCCTCGCGCTCGTGCTGCTTGGCACGCTCTATCCGATCGTCGCCGAAGCGATGGGCGAGAAGATTTCGGTCGGGCCACCCTATTATAATCGCGTCGCGGGGCCGCTGGCGCTGATCCTCTGCCTTGTCATGGTCGCGGGACCGTTGCTCAGCTGGCGCAAGGATGACGGCAAAAGATTGTGGTCGCGCCTCCCCGCGTCGGCCCTTGCAGGGGCGGCGGTGCTCTTCGCGCTGATCCTGTTCGGCGGCGCCGTGGGGATATTGCCGTTGCTCGGCATGACCGTTGCCGCTGTCGTCGCGGTCGCGAGCCTGGCCCCGCTGTGGGGGCGCAACCTTCGGCGCGTGCCCTTGCCGACCTGGGGCATGGTCGTGGCGCATTTCGGCGTCGCGGTGTGTCTCGCCGGAATGGGCGCCGAAAGCGCCTTCATCAAGGAGAGGCTGGTCGCCGCCGCGCCTGGCGAGACCATCCGCATCGCCGATTTTTCGGTAAAATTCGTGGGCGTGAAGCCCGTGGCCGGGCCGAACTATACCGCCGTTGAAGGCTCGCTGGTCGCGACAACCGCATCGGGCAACAGCTTTACGATGAAACCCGAAGCGCGCACTTTTCCGGGACTGATGGGCACCGCACCGACCGAAACCAACGAAGCCGCGCTGCTGACGCGGCCCGGCGGGCAGCTTTACGCGGTGCTGGGCCAGCCGGTGTCGGGCGAGGATGGCCGTGCCGACCGCTATCAGATTCGCCTGTGGTGGAAACCTTTGGTGTGGTGGATATGGCTGGGCGGCGGACTGATTGCGCTCGGCGCGACGCTGTCGCTGCTCGGCCGCGCGCAGCTGCTCGCCATGTGGCGCGCGCGCCGGCACCGCAAAGCACAGGAGCGTTTTGCGCCATGA
- the ccmE gene encoding cytochrome c maturation protein CcmE produces MKAKHQRLVLAVVALCGVVGAGVLAASALRDEAAYFRTPVEVAGGKAAVGEAMRLGGMVAKGSIVRQPDGLTIRFVATDGKASVPVEYKGIVPDLFGEESGMVADGRMRADGTFVADRILAKHDERYMPPQMGEMPKDMKAAAGV; encoded by the coding sequence ATGAAGGCAAAGCATCAGCGGCTGGTCCTGGCGGTCGTCGCGCTGTGTGGCGTCGTCGGCGCGGGCGTGCTCGCGGCGAGCGCGCTTCGCGACGAGGCGGCCTATTTCCGTACGCCTGTCGAAGTCGCGGGCGGCAAGGCGGCGGTCGGTGAAGCGATGCGGTTGGGCGGCATGGTCGCGAAAGGCAGCATCGTGCGGCAGCCCGATGGCCTCACGATCCGTTTCGTCGCAACCGACGGCAAGGCATCGGTGCCTGTCGAATATAAGGGCATCGTCCCCGATCTGTTCGGCGAGGAAAGCGGCATGGTCGCCGACGGCCGGATGCGCGCCGACGGTACCTTTGTTGCCGACCGTATCCTGGCCAAGCATGACGAACGCTATATGCCACCGCAGATGGGCGAAATGCCGAAGGATATGAAGGCGGCGGCGGGGGTATGA
- the ccmC gene encoding heme ABC transporter permease CcmC: MHAYANPTRFLTIARPLTPWLLGLGLLLVFGGGLAGLTLVPGDYKQGETARILYVHVPSAWLGMGGWTSLAVAGLVQLVWRHPLAGIAARAIAVPGMLFTALCLATGSIWGKPTWGTWWEWDGRMTSMLVLLFLYAGFIALTNGDDAQRQGGSLSRGAAIYALVGAINIPIINRSVVWWNSLHQGPSITLGGSSIDGALLWPLGLTLLGFSLLFGAIVLMRMRRIIADNRVAARLRRLADEEE; this comes from the coding sequence ATGCACGCCTATGCCAATCCGACCCGTTTTCTGACGATTGCCAGGCCGCTGACGCCTTGGCTGCTCGGCCTTGGCCTGTTGCTGGTGTTCGGTGGGGGGCTGGCCGGGCTGACGCTGGTGCCAGGCGATTACAAGCAGGGCGAGACCGCGCGCATCCTCTATGTTCATGTGCCGTCGGCGTGGCTGGGCATGGGCGGCTGGACCTCACTGGCGGTTGCGGGGCTTGTCCAGCTGGTGTGGCGGCATCCGCTGGCGGGCATCGCCGCGCGCGCGATCGCGGTGCCGGGGATGCTGTTCACCGCGCTTTGCCTTGCCACCGGGTCGATCTGGGGCAAGCCGACCTGGGGCACCTGGTGGGAATGGGACGGGCGGATGACCTCGATGCTCGTGCTCCTCTTTCTTTATGCTGGTTTTATCGCGCTCACGAACGGCGACGATGCGCAGCGACAGGGTGGATCACTGTCGCGCGGGGCGGCGATCTATGCGCTGGTCGGCGCGATCAACATCCCGATCATCAACCGCAGCGTCGTGTGGTGGAACAGCCTGCATCAGGGACCGAGCATCACGCTGGGCGGATCGAGCATCGACGGCGCACTGCTGTGGCCGCTGGGCTTGACCTTGCTGGGTTTTTCGCTGCTATTCGGGGCTATCGTGCTGATGCGGATGCGGCGGATCATCGCCGACAACCGCGTCGCGGCGCGGCTGCGGCGGCTGGCCGACGAGGAGGAATAA
- a CDS encoding YbaN family protein: MKRHFYLVAGWLSLGLGAIGAVLPLLPTVPFVILAAFCFARSSPRLEAWLLAHQTFGPHIVAWRDHGAISRKAKVAASLAFVASIALALALAPWPWAMVPVVAAGVTGSWIWTRPEQ; this comes from the coding sequence ATGAAACGGCACTTCTATCTGGTCGCGGGCTGGTTGTCGCTCGGCCTGGGGGCGATCGGCGCGGTACTGCCGTTGCTGCCGACGGTGCCGTTCGTCATTCTCGCCGCCTTCTGCTTCGCGCGCTCGTCGCCGCGGCTGGAGGCGTGGCTGCTGGCGCATCAGACCTTCGGACCGCATATCGTCGCGTGGCGCGACCATGGCGCGATCAGCCGCAAGGCCAAGGTTGCCGCGTCACTTGCCTTCGTTGCGAGTATCGCGCTTGCGCTGGCGCTTGCGCCGTGGCCATGGGCGATGGTGCCGGTGGTCGCTGCGGGCGTGACGGGCAGTTGGATCTGGACGCGGCCGGAACAGTGA
- a CDS encoding Glu/Leu/Phe/Val family dehydrogenase yields the protein MSAVWDFADFDDHEHVHMFRDRASGLTAVIAVHSTHLGPGAGGVRYWHYPQRAAAITDALRLSRGMSYKNAMAGLPMGGGKGVILADEGQAKTPELLAAFGRAVDSLGGAYVTAEDVGITDADMVEIAKQTKHVSGLPVASGEAGGDPGPFTALGVYLGIKAAIREGLGADSAKDVRVAIQGVGSVGGGVARRLAAEGAKLTLADVNLARAKALAEELGAELADSAAIMEVEADVLSPNALGAILTEASIAKLKVQIVAGGANNQLATALDGQRIHDRGIVYAPDYVINAGGIINVALEYLGQGSQEEVESRIRLIPGRLAEIWTESKASGTPASVVADRMAQKLIGRG from the coding sequence ATGTCCGCTGTCTGGGATTTCGCCGATTTCGACGATCACGAACATGTCCACATGTTCCGCGATCGCGCCAGCGGCCTGACCGCGGTGATCGCCGTCCATTCGACGCACCTCGGCCCCGGCGCGGGCGGCGTGCGTTACTGGCATTATCCGCAGCGCGCGGCGGCGATCACCGACGCGCTGCGCCTGTCGCGCGGCATGAGCTATAAAAATGCGATGGCGGGGCTGCCGATGGGCGGCGGCAAGGGCGTGATCCTGGCCGACGAAGGGCAGGCGAAGACCCCCGAACTGCTCGCGGCGTTCGGCCGCGCGGTCGATTCGCTCGGCGGCGCCTATGTGACCGCCGAGGATGTCGGCATCACCGACGCCGACATGGTCGAAATTGCCAAGCAGACCAAGCATGTCAGCGGGCTGCCCGTCGCGAGCGGCGAGGCGGGCGGCGACCCGGGACCATTCACCGCGCTCGGCGTTTACCTGGGCATCAAGGCGGCGATTCGCGAAGGGCTGGGCGCCGACAGCGCGAAGGATGTGCGCGTCGCGATCCAGGGCGTCGGCAGCGTCGGCGGCGGCGTCGCGCGGCGGCTGGCGGCCGAAGGCGCGAAGCTGACCCTCGCCGACGTCAATCTGGCGCGCGCGAAGGCGCTGGCCGAGGAACTGGGCGCCGAGCTGGCCGATTCGGCGGCGATCATGGAGGTCGAGGCCGATGTGCTCAGCCCCAATGCGCTGGGCGCGATCCTGACCGAGGCGAGCATCGCCAAGCTGAAGGTCCAAATCGTCGCGGGCGGTGCGAACAACCAGCTCGCGACCGCGCTCGACGGCCAGCGGATTCATGATCGCGGCATTGTCTATGCTCCTGACTATGTCATCAACGCGGGCGGGATCATCAACGTCGCGCTCGAATATCTGGGGCAGGGCAGCCAGGAAGAGGTCGAAAGCCGCATCCGGCTGATTCCCGGCCGACTCGCCGAAATCTGGACCGAAAGCAAGGCGAGCGGCACTCCGGCGTCGGTCGTCGCCGACCGGATGGCGCAAAAGCTGATCGGGCGCGGGTGA
- a CDS encoding prolyl hydroxylase family protein codes for MAGKDHVDMASSGADRTAARLAAVPGIRRAPTPRLEQFMLPRFLDGETCAALIALIDGDARPSTIADPNGDEAFRTSSTCDLDHRLPLVSAVNKRLHDLTGIPLEYGEPLQGQRYDVGEEFKAHTDYFDPHGADWDIYCAVPGQRSWTLMIYLNQPAAGGATRFLATGKMHQPEVGKLLAWNNVRPDGTTNPDTLHHGMKVRKGRKYIITKWFRERPWPWTEGELG; via the coding sequence ATGGCTGGCAAGGATCATGTCGACATGGCCTCTTCGGGCGCCGACCGCACCGCAGCGCGGCTGGCGGCCGTCCCCGGCATACGCCGCGCGCCGACACCCAGGCTCGAACAGTTCATGCTGCCGCGCTTCCTCGACGGCGAAACCTGCGCCGCGCTGATCGCGCTGATCGACGGCGATGCGCGTCCCTCGACGATCGCCGACCCCAATGGCGACGAGGCGTTCCGCACCAGTTCGACCTGCGACCTCGACCACCGCCTTCCGCTCGTGAGCGCCGTGAACAAAAGGCTCCACGATCTGACCGGCATCCCGCTCGAATATGGCGAGCCCTTGCAGGGCCAGCGCTATGACGTCGGCGAGGAGTTCAAGGCGCACACCGACTATTTCGACCCCCACGGCGCCGACTGGGACATCTATTGCGCGGTGCCCGGCCAGCGGAGCTGGACCCTGATGATCTACCTCAACCAGCCCGCCGCGGGCGGCGCGACGCGCTTCCTCGCCACCGGCAAGATGCACCAGCCCGAAGTCGGCAAGCTGCTCGCGTGGAACAATGTCCGCCCCGACGGGACGACGAACCCCGACACGCTCCACCATGGGATGAAGGTGCGCAAGGGGCGCAAATATATCATCACCAAATGGTTCCGCGAACGGCCGTGGCCGTGGACGGAGGGGGAGTTGGGGTAA
- a CDS encoding SIMPL domain-containing protein: protein MTKQMLAAMASGLALIAAAPAIAQQGGSAVTAATTQGPILSFSVSEEVRSRPDQATVGAGVTTTASTAVEAMRANAAAMDRLIAAAKARGIKAEDIQTSGINLSPQYDYSNRTDGQPPRFLGYQVSNTVRATTGRIDDIGPLLDALVAAGGTNIEGPWFGMKDPDAQLVGARGAAIKAAEAKAADYARLAGYRGAELVSISEGGFAGPQPPMPYVRMEMAADAKSTPVEPGRVSNTLTLHFQYRLMR, encoded by the coding sequence ATGACGAAGCAAATGCTTGCCGCTATGGCATCCGGACTGGCCCTGATCGCGGCGGCGCCCGCCATCGCACAGCAAGGAGGATCGGCGGTGACGGCAGCGACGACGCAGGGGCCGATCCTGAGCTTCAGCGTCAGCGAGGAGGTGCGCTCGCGCCCCGACCAGGCGACCGTCGGCGCCGGAGTGACCACCACCGCGTCCACCGCGGTGGAGGCGATGCGCGCCAATGCCGCCGCGATGGACCGGCTGATCGCCGCCGCCAAGGCGCGCGGGATCAAGGCCGAGGACATCCAGACGAGCGGCATCAACCTGTCGCCGCAATATGATTACAGCAACCGCACCGACGGCCAGCCACCGCGCTTTCTGGGCTATCAGGTATCGAACACCGTGCGCGCGACGACGGGCAGGATCGACGACATCGGCCCGCTGCTCGACGCGCTCGTCGCCGCGGGCGGGACCAATATCGAAGGGCCGTGGTTCGGCATGAAGGATCCCGATGCGCAGCTCGTCGGTGCGCGCGGCGCGGCGATCAAGGCGGCCGAGGCCAAGGCCGCGGATTATGCACGGCTTGCGGGCTATCGCGGCGCCGAACTGGTGTCGATCAGCGAGGGCGGCTTTGCCGGGCCACAGCCGCCGATGCCCTATGTGCGGATGGAAATGGCCGCCGATGCCAAATCGACACCGGTTGAACCAGGGCGGGTGTCGAACACGCTGACGCTGCACTTCCAGTATAGGCTGATGCGGTAA
- a CDS encoding ABC-F family ATP-binding cassette domain-containing protein → MAAPILSYEGLGLVQGSGWLFQDLDIYVGPRDRLALIGRNGAGKTTLLKLLAGRIDPDKGQRTIVPGTHVVMLEQEPDFRPFATLMDFAVAGVDGPASHEVAAIADQLGIDMSRTAASASGGERRRAALARALAQNPDVLLLDEPTNHLDLAAIDWLESWLARYTGAFVVISHDRTFLTRLTRQTLWLDRGSIRRKEIGFGGFEEWSDAVAAEEARAAQKLDSKLRLETHWLQRGVTARRKRNQGRLEKLKEMRATRAAMIGGPGVARLGLANDDVRSKSVIVAEGVTKSFGDRTIIRNFDFRVQRGDRIGIVGANGAGKSTLLKLLTGELQPDSGSVTLAPTLDGIVIDQQRSLLSPEKRVRDVLADGGDWVEVRGVKKHIQGYLKEFLFDPGVVEASVGALSGGERSRLLLAREFARESNLLVLDEPTNDLDLETLDLLQEVIADYAGTVLLVSHDRDFLDRTVTVTLGLDGSGKVDIVAGGYADWEAKRVKPGSVKTKASTAAAPPPPTARKKLSYKDQRDYDLLPARIEAIEAEMTEIETELSDAALFTRDQARFNALTAKLDALRTEKAAAEDRWLALAEEVEALQ, encoded by the coding sequence ATGGCGGCACCGATCTTATCATATGAAGGCCTCGGCCTTGTGCAGGGCAGCGGCTGGCTGTTCCAGGATCTCGACATCTATGTCGGGCCGCGCGACCGGCTCGCGCTGATCGGCCGTAACGGCGCGGGCAAGACGACGCTGCTCAAGCTGCTCGCGGGGCGCATCGACCCCGACAAGGGCCAGCGCACGATCGTTCCCGGCACGCATGTCGTGATGCTGGAACAGGAACCCGATTTCCGTCCCTTCGCAACGCTGATGGATTTTGCGGTGGCGGGCGTCGACGGCCCCGCAAGCCATGAAGTTGCGGCGATCGCCGACCAGCTCGGCATCGACATGAGCCGCACCGCCGCCAGCGCGTCGGGCGGCGAACGCCGCCGCGCCGCGCTCGCGCGCGCGCTCGCGCAGAACCCCGACGTTTTGCTGCTCGACGAGCCGACCAACCACCTCGACCTCGCCGCGATCGACTGGCTTGAAAGCTGGCTCGCGCGCTACACGGGCGCTTTCGTCGTCATCAGCCACGACCGCACCTTTCTGACGCGGCTGACGCGCCAGACCCTGTGGCTCGACCGCGGCAGCATCCGCCGCAAGGAAATCGGCTTCGGCGGCTTCGAGGAATGGAGCGACGCCGTCGCCGCCGAGGAAGCACGCGCCGCGCAAAAGCTCGATTCCAAGCTGCGGCTCGAAACGCATTGGCTCCAACGCGGCGTCACCGCGCGCCGCAAGCGCAACCAGGGGCGGCTCGAAAAGCTGAAGGAAATGCGCGCGACCCGCGCCGCGATGATCGGCGGTCCCGGCGTCGCCAGGCTCGGCCTTGCCAACGACGATGTCCGCTCGAAATCGGTAATCGTGGCCGAAGGCGTGACCAAGAGCTTCGGCGACCGCACGATCATCAGGAACTTCGATTTTCGCGTCCAGCGCGGCGACCGCATCGGCATCGTCGGCGCGAACGGCGCGGGCAAGTCGACCCTGCTCAAGCTGCTCACCGGTGAGCTTCAACCGGACAGCGGCAGCGTCACTCTCGCCCCGACGCTCGACGGCATCGTCATCGACCAGCAGCGCAGCCTGCTATCGCCCGAAAAGCGGGTGCGCGACGTGCTCGCCGACGGCGGCGACTGGGTCGAGGTACGCGGCGTCAAGAAGCATATCCAGGGCTATCTGAAAGAGTTTCTCTTCGACCCCGGCGTCGTCGAGGCGAGCGTCGGCGCGCTGTCGGGCGGTGAACGCTCGCGGCTGCTCCTCGCGCGCGAATTTGCCCGCGAATCGAACCTCCTCGTCCTCGACGAGCCGACCAACGACCTTGACCTCGAAACGCTCGATTTGTTGCAGGAAGTCATCGCCGACTATGCCGGCACCGTGCTCCTCGTCAGTCACGACCGCGACTTTCTCGACCGCACCGTCACCGTCACGCTCGGCCTCGACGGGTCGGGCAAGGTCGACATCGTCGCGGGCGGCTATGCCGACTGGGAAGCCAAGCGGGTCAAGCCGGGCAGCGTCAAAACCAAAGCCTCAACAGCTGCCGCCCCGCCCCCGCCGACCGCGCGCAAAAAGCTGAGTTACAAGGATCAGCGCGATTACGACCTCCTCCCGGCCCGGATCGAGGCGATCGAGGCCGAGATGACGGAGATCGAGACCGAATTGTCCGACGCCGCGCTGTTCACGCGCGATCAGGCCCGCTTCAACGCGCTGACGGCCAAACTCGACGCCCTCCGCACCGAAAAGGCCGCGGCCGAGGATCGCTGGCTGGCCCTCGCGGAAGAAGTCGAGGCCCTGCAATAA
- a CDS encoding 3'(2'),5'-bisphosphate nucleotidase CysQ: MNETDDQLAERLAAAAGAILLDLRARGDIEGKALGQAGDEAANAMLCREIHAARPDDALLSEEEKDNVARCARSRVWIVDPLDGTREYGEGRSDWAVHVALAIDGVAAVGVVALPGLGVTLTSASPPPLAPPNDPPKMLVSRSRPAAEALFVADHLGAELVAMGSAGAKAMAVVRGEADIYLHSGGQYEWDNCAPAAVAAAAGLHVSRADGSPLRYNNADTYLPDLLICRKELAEPVLRLAREFGAGG, encoded by the coding sequence ATGAACGAGACCGACGACCAGCTTGCCGAGCGTCTCGCGGCGGCGGCGGGGGCGATCCTGCTCGATCTTCGCGCGCGCGGCGATATCGAGGGCAAGGCGCTGGGGCAGGCGGGCGACGAAGCCGCGAACGCGATGCTGTGCCGCGAAATCCACGCGGCGCGCCCCGACGATGCGCTCCTTTCCGAAGAGGAGAAGGACAATGTCGCACGCTGCGCCCGGTCGCGCGTGTGGATCGTCGATCCGCTCGACGGCACGCGCGAATATGGCGAGGGGCGTAGCGACTGGGCCGTGCATGTCGCGCTGGCGATCGACGGCGTTGCCGCGGTCGGCGTGGTCGCGCTGCCGGGGTTGGGGGTGACGCTGACATCGGCGTCGCCGCCGCCGCTCGCGCCGCCGAACGACCCGCCAAAGATGCTGGTCAGCCGCTCGCGCCCCGCCGCCGAAGCGCTGTTCGTCGCCGACCATCTGGGCGCCGAGCTGGTCGCCATGGGGTCGGCCGGCGCGAAAGCGATGGCGGTCGTGCGCGGCGAGGCCGACATCTATCTGCACAGCGGCGGCCAATATGAATGGGACAATTGCGCGCCTGCCGCGGTGGCCGCGGCTGCCGGACTGCATGTGAGCCGCGCCGACGGGTCGCCGCTGCGCTATAACAATGCCGACACCTATCTTCCCGACCTGCTGATCTGCCGCAAGGAACTGGCCGAGCCGGTGCTGCGGCTGGCGCGGGAGTTTGGTGCCGGGGGGTGA